GGCGTGAAGGTCGCCACGACCGCCGGGACGGGCCGCACGAAGGTGCTCGTCCGGCCGGTGACGGGCTGGTCGCCGGTGCGGGCGGTATACGTCACCTGGACCGGCGTGCGCTGGGGCTCGGCGCCGAGCGGCGCGGTGATCCGGAATGTCATGTTGACCGTTTCTCCGGGAGCGACGGTCCGGGCGGCCGGCGCGGGAGCCACCTGCCAGCCCGCAGGCACCTGAAGAGCGAATTGCGTCTGGGTCAGCGGCACAGGGCCCGTATTCGTGAAGGACACCAGCACGTCCGAAGGCTGGCCGCTGCCGATGTCATAGCTCGCGGGTTTCGCGCTCAGACGCACAGTCAGCGGCGCGCCCGTCTGGGCCACGAACACACCGTCGAGCAGGGACGTTTCCTTCTGCGGAACGGGTACCCGGCTGCCCACGAGCATGAACGTTTCGGGGGGCGCCGTCTTGGCCGGCAGGGTACTGAAGGTGTCCCAGCCCTGGCTGCGGTAGTTGAACTGGGCGACGCTCTTGAGGTCCACGTACCGGACCCGCGCCGACCGCGAAATGTCGTCGGTGGGCACCGCGATGGTCGCGGCCTCGGCGGTGGGCGGGTAGTAGTACAGCTTCAGCGGCGTGAAGGGCGTGATGCCCTCCTTGGCCAGCTGCGGACAGTACTTGTCGTCGCCGGCGTAGTTGAACGCCAGGGTGGCCGCCCGGGCCGCCATCTGGTGCTGACCGTGCGTGCCGGGGCCCGGCCACATCGTGACGATCACCTCGGGGCGGCGCAGGCGGACCAGGCGCACGACGTCACACACGAAGTTCGGCCCCCCCCACTTCTTTTCCGTCTCCTCGGCCGACAGCGTGAAGTAGAAGTCCTGCAACCCCAGGAAGTGCGGACTGTCTACCCCCACCATGCTCAGCGAGCGCCGCTCCTCTTCTTCACGGATCAGCCCCAGCGCGCGTCCGATCTCGCGCCCGGTGGCGTTCCCGCCACCCTCGCCGCCCGTCAGCGTGATCACCGTGCCCTTGTACCCGCCGTCCAGAAGGTAGCGGGCGAGCGTACCGGAGACGCCGCCGTCGTCGTCCGGGTGCGCGCCGATGAACATCAGGTCGACGTCCATCAGGTCGGCGCCGCTCACCGTGCCGCCGTAACTCCCGGGGCCGGTCTGGGCACCGGCACACAGGAGACCACTGAGCAAAGCTGCCAGCATTCCTTTTTTCATACCTCTCCTCCTTCCAGAAAAAGCCGTGAGCGCGCGAAGCGCTGCGTGGCCTCGTCGTGACGTGCCGTATCGCGTTGCAGCCGGGTGTGGGCCTGAGCGAGCTGGGTGCGCATCGCCCCGGGCGCCGGACCTCCCAGGGTGGTGCGCCGGGCAATGAAGTCGGCCGGGTCGAGGGCCGAACGCAGCTCCTCTTCGCTGAGGACGACGCCCTGAGCCGCGAGGTCCTCCCGGGTGACGGTGTGCAGC
Above is a genomic segment from Deinococcus sp. Leaf326 containing:
- a CDS encoding PIG-L family deacetylase, which translates into the protein MKKGMLAALLSGLLCAGAQTGPGSYGGTVSGADLMDVDLMFIGAHPDDDGGVSGTLARYLLDGGYKGTVITLTGGEGGGNATGREIGRALGLIREEEERRSLSMVGVDSPHFLGLQDFYFTLSAEETEKKWGGPNFVCDVVRLVRLRRPEVIVTMWPGPGTHGQHQMAARAATLAFNYAGDDKYCPQLAKEGITPFTPLKLYYYPPTAEAATIAVPTDDISRSARVRYVDLKSVAQFNYRSQGWDTFSTLPAKTAPPETFMLVGSRVPVPQKETSLLDGVFVAQTGAPLTVRLSAKPASYDIGSGQPSDVLVSFTNTGPVPLTQTQFALQVPAGWQVAPAPAARTVAPGETVNMTFRITAPLGAEPQRTPVQVTYTARTGDQPVTGRTSTFVRPVPAVVATFTPTFDIAGYQAFARETGTDWVIGDLSTRLPLVLGATTPVKVTVTNRSAQPATGQLALTLPAGITAASVPSYSLKPGESQDLTVDLRVAPSALPEGRHSALLAVSLSAGAFKDTASAYVIPSLTIPRLAVAPKIDGDLSDLANAAVGAVGPADLWWRTKPDSAADASAAFRLGYDDQFLYVGLNVKDELVACNIAPDDVKAQLRSDAIGVTVDPSGGSRDTSTTLMAAAFPCTTAGFGARGFRDADANQGPMEETAPGMQVASRQVAGGYDIEFRIPWAAMPTQPKAGQTIGLNLVMYDGDTPDARVGANISQSGLAWSAFSWGGKQALPYLWPRVTLGQ